The proteins below come from a single uncultured Dethiosulfovibrio sp. genomic window:
- a CDS encoding NAD/NADP octopine/nopaline dehydrogenase family protein: METKRFAVLGSGNGARAFCGQIAAKGYQVTMWEPLEATEDYLKLKDNPEMFLSGDINLGGKLSLVTMDISEAMEGADVILVVVPSFAHEPIFRKMIPNLQDGQHIVMVPGNFSGFRLKKMMKKMGVSREISISGTTSMPYACRISSYNTVSIYKKKFAMKLGTSPVSQNTEVLNILNDVFEGYVNFIAAESLLEVDLDNPNYVVHPFPVLFNFGDIEKNGSTYRHYIDGITPMISEFMERMDEERLMIGKTLGLTLQDCLSQLKMYYGENQSKNIYEFVHSPESPYFDLVGQNVKGRYLTEDVPGVVLPAKLLAEKAGVKAPIADLVVETTSFVHNVDYLSKGTTLDTLGIEDKNIEEIKALAL; this comes from the coding sequence ATGGAAACAAAGCGTTTTGCCGTATTAGGAAGCGGCAACGGTGCCCGGGCTTTCTGCGGTCAAATAGCGGCCAAGGGATACCAGGTGACTATGTGGGAGCCTCTTGAGGCGACGGAAGATTATCTTAAGCTAAAGGATAATCCTGAGATGTTTTTAAGCGGGGATATCAATTTAGGCGGCAAATTATCGTTGGTGACGATGGATATCTCCGAGGCGATGGAAGGGGCCGACGTTATACTGGTCGTGGTTCCGTCCTTCGCACACGAGCCTATTTTCAGGAAGATGATACCGAATCTCCAGGACGGCCAACATATAGTCATGGTTCCTGGGAACTTCTCCGGATTTAGGCTTAAGAAAATGATGAAAAAAATGGGAGTTTCAAGGGAAATCTCGATCTCCGGCACGACGTCAATGCCCTATGCCTGTCGAATATCGAGCTACAACACCGTATCCATTTACAAGAAAAAATTTGCCATGAAACTGGGGACCTCTCCTGTATCCCAAAATACCGAGGTCCTGAATATCCTTAACGACGTGTTTGAAGGTTACGTTAACTTCATAGCCGCCGAGTCTCTCCTTGAGGTCGACCTGGACAACCCTAACTACGTGGTCCATCCTTTCCCCGTCCTGTTCAATTTTGGGGACATAGAGAAAAATGGCTCTACCTATAGGCACTATATCGACGGCATAACCCCTATGATATCCGAGTTTATGGAGCGAATGGACGAGGAGAGGCTCATGATAGGTAAGACTTTAGGACTCACCCTCCAGGACTGTCTCTCTCAGCTGAAAATGTACTACGGGGAGAACCAATCGAAGAACATATACGAGTTCGTCCATAGTCCAGAATCACCTTATTTCGACCTAGTCGGTCAAAACGTGAAAGGTAGATATCTGACCGAGGACGTCCCAGGGGTGGTCTTGCCGGCCAAGCTACTAGCGGAAAAGGCGGGCGTAAAAGCCCCTATAGCTGACCTAGTGGTGGAGACGACGTCGTTCGTACATAACGTCGACTATCTATCGAAGGGAACTACCTTAGATACACTGGGGATAGAGGATAAAAACATCGAAGAGATAAAAGCCCTGGCGTTATAG
- the dctP gene encoding TRAP transporter substrate-binding protein DctP, with product MKKLLLGAALCMIGLFNLSDTASAKNVVWKLSHVRPEGTTVDKDLRAFASRVSELTEGRVDIQIYPANQLGDYTVVHESVSVGSVEMACQPPAVAADKRLQILWFPYIVESWDQARKNFVSSSEFMKVAEDLLAKQDIKLLATYPVYFGGIATKKEPVEPGNPDVKKNLKVRVPPMKSFQLLAGALGYQATPLPFSEAFTALQTGIVDGVIGSGAEGYYANFRDVIENYIPVNTHFECWYLYVNMETWSSMSESDQKLILKATEEFERARLVNAEKEQGENEEKLAKYGINVIAVTDEQIDLMATKTKNEVWPQIKKDLGEKWANEVLSKIVK from the coding sequence GTGAAAAAGTTACTGTTAGGGGCTGCCTTATGTATGATTGGACTCTTTAATCTATCGGACACGGCTTCCGCCAAGAACGTCGTCTGGAAGCTGTCTCACGTCAGACCGGAGGGAACCACCGTCGACAAAGATCTCAGGGCCTTCGCAAGTAGAGTAAGCGAGCTAACTGAGGGAAGGGTCGATATTCAGATTTACCCCGCAAACCAGCTAGGGGACTACACCGTAGTCCACGAAAGCGTCAGCGTAGGATCCGTCGAGATGGCCTGCCAGCCGCCAGCGGTCGCGGCGGACAAGAGACTTCAGATTCTCTGGTTTCCCTACATAGTTGAGAGCTGGGATCAGGCCCGTAAAAACTTCGTCTCTTCGTCGGAGTTCATGAAAGTCGCCGAGGATCTTCTAGCCAAACAGGACATAAAGCTACTGGCAACATACCCAGTATATTTTGGGGGAATTGCTACCAAAAAAGAGCCTGTTGAGCCAGGTAACCCGGACGTAAAGAAAAACCTGAAAGTCAGAGTTCCTCCGATGAAGTCCTTTCAGCTTCTAGCTGGAGCCCTTGGATATCAAGCGACCCCATTGCCATTTTCCGAGGCATTTACCGCTCTTCAGACGGGAATAGTCGACGGAGTTATAGGATCAGGTGCAGAGGGATATTACGCTAACTTCAGAGATGTCATCGAGAACTACATACCGGTAAACACCCACTTCGAGTGTTGGTATCTATACGTGAACATGGAGACTTGGTCTTCCATGAGCGAGTCGGATCAAAAGCTTATCCTGAAAGCAACTGAGGAGTTTGAGAGAGCCAGGCTTGTGAACGCAGAGAAAGAGCAAGGGGAAAACGAGGAGAAACTGGCAAAATACGGCATCAACGTCATAGCTGTGACCGATGAGCAGATCGACTTAATGGCCACAAAAACCAAGAACGAAGTCTGGCCCCAGATCAAGAAAGACCTGGGTGAGAAATGGGCAAACGAAGTTCTGTCGAAGATAGTCAAGTAA
- a CDS encoding TRAP transporter large permease — protein sequence MIGVTVASLVVLVVLLTFGVPLPFCFGGSLMIMNIFGGVTMKGMMMWGFNQLSNPVLLCIPLFVFAGSLMSESGIAKSLLHFVNVFVGRIRGGLGVVASISCAIIGAISGSGLTGVAATGPILIPQMEKMGYPRGYATALVTNSSILGLLIPPSVTMIVYGWVTETSILACFLATVGPGLLITALFAIVNMVWARRFPLKLEPKMERAEKVREVGKRTWAAIPALMMPVIVLGGIYGGIMTPTEAAAVAVVYSVPVGFFVYKGLTLKEFFSVAKESATSVGAIMVMIVFSLMLSQTFVRLQVPQEIVKAIFGVTQDKVLLLILINFLLFFIGMIVNDITGIILTAPLLLPLVQAIGIDPIQFAAIIGVNLAMGGVTPPYASILYLGMRIGKVEFTEILKPAMILLVLGYVPVVFLTSFWPDLSLFLPRLMGFVQ from the coding sequence ATGATCGGTGTAACTGTAGCGTCCCTGGTAGTGCTTGTCGTCCTATTGACCTTTGGTGTCCCCCTTCCTTTCTGTTTTGGTGGCTCTTTGATGATAATGAATATCTTCGGCGGGGTAACCATGAAAGGGATGATGATGTGGGGGTTCAACCAGCTGTCTAACCCGGTTCTTCTGTGCATTCCTTTATTCGTATTCGCCGGATCCCTTATGAGTGAAAGCGGCATAGCCAAGTCATTACTTCACTTTGTTAACGTTTTCGTCGGGAGAATAAGAGGTGGACTAGGGGTCGTAGCATCGATCAGCTGTGCGATTATCGGAGCAATTTCCGGCAGTGGGCTAACGGGAGTCGCGGCGACAGGGCCGATACTCATCCCTCAGATGGAGAAAATGGGATATCCAAGAGGTTACGCTACCGCCCTTGTGACAAACTCTTCAATTTTGGGATTGTTGATCCCTCCAAGCGTCACCATGATCGTATACGGCTGGGTGACGGAAACATCCATTTTGGCGTGTTTTCTGGCAACAGTAGGGCCAGGGTTGCTTATAACCGCCCTTTTCGCCATCGTGAACATGGTGTGGGCTAGGCGTTTTCCTCTAAAACTGGAGCCTAAGATGGAAAGAGCTGAAAAGGTTAGGGAGGTAGGCAAAAGGACCTGGGCCGCCATCCCAGCTTTGATGATGCCTGTGATAGTCCTAGGCGGAATATACGGGGGAATAATGACTCCCACCGAAGCCGCCGCCGTGGCAGTTGTCTACTCCGTGCCGGTAGGGTTTTTCGTCTACAAGGGGCTGACCTTAAAGGAATTCTTCTCCGTAGCTAAAGAGTCGGCCACATCGGTAGGAGCGATTATGGTGATGATCGTTTTCAGCCTTATGCTGAGCCAGACCTTCGTTCGGCTTCAGGTTCCTCAGGAGATAGTAAAGGCTATCTTCGGTGTCACTCAGGACAAGGTGCTTTTGCTGATACTTATCAATTTCCTGCTGTTTTTTATCGGAATGATAGTAAACGACATTACAGGAATCATACTTACCGCACCTCTTCTGCTTCCTTTGGTTCAGGCGATCGGCATAGATCCTATCCAGTTTGCCGCGATTATAGGGGTCAACCTGGCCATGGGTGGAGTTACCCCGCCATACGCCAGCATACTCTATCTGGGGATGAGAATAGGGAAGGTAGAGTTCACCGAGATACTGAAGCCGGCGATGATTTTATTGGTCCTTGGATACGTTCCGGTGGTTTTCCTGACGTCTTTCTGGCCCGATCTATCGCTATTTTTACCTAGATTGATGGGATTTGTTCAATAA
- a CDS encoding TRAP transporter small permease subunit codes for MITVTVMIFIQVLLRYVFRAPLMGIEELLVFPAIWLYFLGGANASREGTQIVARVLEVFMKSKKKVFLVRTVGSSLGFIVSSWLGWWSYDYLRYCLRVSKESPTLYVPMIYVESAVFVGTILMAIYTLRQVVKDYLEYRNSSDDELFNPEPCGAELPSVEIEGVDHQ; via the coding sequence ATGATCACCGTAACCGTAATGATCTTTATCCAGGTGCTACTGCGCTACGTTTTCAGAGCCCCACTTATGGGAATAGAGGAGTTACTGGTGTTCCCCGCTATATGGCTTTATTTTTTAGGAGGGGCTAACGCATCCAGAGAAGGCACCCAAATAGTGGCTCGAGTGCTAGAGGTTTTCATGAAGAGCAAGAAAAAGGTGTTTTTAGTGAGGACAGTAGGCTCGTCTTTAGGTTTTATCGTCTCAAGCTGGCTAGGCTGGTGGTCCTACGACTATCTCCGTTACTGTCTAAGGGTATCGAAGGAGAGTCCGACTCTCTACGTTCCGATGATATACGTCGAATCCGCCGTATTCGTAGGGACGATCCTTATGGCCATATATACCCTTCGACAGGTCGTAAAGGACTACCTCGAATATAGAAACTCATCTGACGACGAATTATTTAACCCCGAACCCTGTGGAGCGGAACTACCCTCTGTGGAGATAGAAGGAGTTGATCACCAATGA
- a CDS encoding FadR/GntR family transcriptional regulator translates to MESVIKPISRSAIYEDVLDQMISLIKGGSWPPGEKIPSEMSLAQQFAVSRNSVREALKALALFGVLESRPGMGTYIQPNALSRINNTELIEMISNPMASKERFLELMEVRILLEAQIAAWAAERITPEKAQELMEIVKEQDKLRGKENSFVEKNIELQFEFHEKIAEIAGNAVLIKLLNAIRTEIFTQRYSYLVLSSDRWEHMLNEHRKIAELISSGKVIEARDGMEKHLIYGMNQVLEAKDCPGDE, encoded by the coding sequence ATGGAAAGTGTGATAAAACCTATCAGTAGATCCGCTATTTACGAGGACGTATTGGACCAGATGATATCCCTAATAAAGGGAGGTAGCTGGCCTCCAGGGGAAAAAATACCTAGTGAGATGTCACTAGCCCAGCAATTTGCGGTCAGTCGGAACAGCGTCAGAGAAGCTCTAAAGGCTTTGGCTCTTTTTGGGGTGCTTGAATCTAGACCGGGAATGGGAACCTACATTCAGCCTAATGCTCTGTCTAGGATAAACAACACAGAGCTTATCGAGATGATAAGCAACCCGATGGCGTCGAAGGAACGTTTTTTGGAGCTGATGGAGGTCAGAATTCTTCTGGAGGCCCAGATAGCGGCTTGGGCGGCGGAGCGAATAACTCCCGAAAAAGCTCAAGAATTGATGGAAATAGTTAAGGAACAGGATAAACTTAGAGGAAAAGAAAATTCTTTTGTCGAAAAAAATATAGAATTGCAGTTTGAATTTCATGAAAAAATAGCTGAAATAGCTGGCAACGCGGTTTTGATTAAACTCCTGAACGCTATCAGGACCGAGATTTTTACCCAGAGATATTCCTATCTGGTGCTTTCATCCGATAGATGGGAGCATATGCTTAACGAGCATCGTAAAATAGCCGAACTTATCTCCTCAGGCAAGGTGATAGAGGCTAGAGATGGGATGGAAAAACACCTCATATACGGCATGA